In a single window of the Acyrthosiphon pisum isolate AL4f chromosome X, pea_aphid_22Mar2018_4r6ur, whole genome shotgun sequence genome:
- the LOC100159787 gene encoding myotrophin-like isoform X1 has protein sequence MEVCTSENGNCAVASEDLSWALQIGDLDTVKEQLQRLAKENGDWDINNVSNGRTMLHKACDYGHLDIVEYLIQNGADINKKDNFGITPLLCALWENHFKVAKYLIDKGAITNLLTPQGLKYYECIEDSEMINLLKRLETQ, from the exons ATGGAAGTCTGCACCAGCGAGAATGGAAACTGTGCGGTTGCAAGTGAAGATTTATCGTGGGCATTGCAAATTGGCGATCTTGACACGGTCAAAGAACAGTTGCAGAGACTTGCTAAAGAAAATGGG GATTGGGATATAAACAATGTTTCAAATGGAAGAACTATGTTACATAAGGCTTGTGATTATGGTCATTTGGATATTGTcgaatatttaattcaaaatggtGCTGATATAAAT aagaaGGACAATTTTGGTATTACTCCATTGCTGTGTGCTCTGTGGGAAAATCATTTCAAAGTTGCCAAGTATTTAATTGATAaa ggagcaattacaaatttattaacaCCACAAGGATTGAAGTACTATGAATGCATTGAAGATTCTGAgatgataaatttattaaagcGACTAGAAACTCAATAG